One Lentibacillus cibarius DNA window includes the following coding sequences:
- a CDS encoding L-threonylcarbamoyladenylate synthase, translating into METKRWIIHRDEIDDNAIQEAAALMRNGETVAFPTETVYGLGADATNEAAVARIFEAKGRPGDNPLIAHVASLPQLRSLVGTLPPVAEQLVDAFTPGPITLVLPEKGICARNVTAGLSTIGVRIPDHPVAQALLEACNTPIAAPSANVSGKPSPTTADHVWSDLHGKIAGLVDAGPTGVGLESTVVDCTQGIPVILRPGGITKEQLQAVCGTVMVDPALASTGEKPKAPGMKYTHYAPEVPLWLVAGPPENIQAVIDAEHKQQKRVGVMAGTDTANKLQADKVTPLGATLPEVAANIYDALRLFKHADVDVILCETFPETSIGQAIMNRLRKAATNYISE; encoded by the coding sequence ATGGAAACGAAACGATGGATCATCCATAGAGACGAGATAGATGACAATGCTATTCAGGAAGCAGCCGCCCTGATGCGGAACGGGGAAACGGTTGCCTTTCCGACTGAAACAGTTTACGGCCTTGGTGCCGACGCAACGAATGAAGCAGCTGTTGCGCGTATATTCGAAGCAAAAGGACGGCCTGGGGATAACCCATTGATTGCGCACGTAGCCTCTTTGCCGCAATTGCGCAGTCTTGTGGGTACATTGCCGCCGGTTGCCGAACAATTGGTAGATGCATTCACGCCCGGACCTATCACATTAGTGCTCCCCGAAAAAGGCATATGTGCACGCAATGTAACGGCAGGGTTATCCACAATCGGTGTGCGTATTCCTGACCACCCGGTTGCACAGGCATTGCTCGAAGCCTGCAACACCCCAATAGCCGCGCCGAGTGCGAATGTATCCGGCAAACCAAGCCCAACGACAGCTGACCATGTGTGGAGTGATCTTCATGGCAAGATAGCCGGGCTTGTCGATGCAGGGCCGACCGGGGTTGGTCTGGAATCAACGGTGGTCGATTGTACACAGGGCATACCGGTAATTTTACGGCCGGGCGGCATCACGAAAGAACAACTACAAGCAGTGTGCGGTACGGTGATGGTCGATCCGGCGCTCGCAAGTACCGGTGAAAAACCGAAAGCACCAGGCATGAAATATACGCATTATGCGCCGGAAGTACCGTTGTGGCTCGTAGCCGGACCACCGGAAAACATTCAGGCTGTCATTGACGCAGAACACAAGCAGCAAAAACGCGTCGGTGTCATGGCCGGGACAGATACGGCTAACAAGCTACAAGCGGACAAAGTCACCCCGCTCGGCGCTACGTTACCGGAAGTAGCAGCCAATATCTATGATGCATTGCGATTGTTTAAGCATGCAGACGTCGATGTTATTTTATGTGAAACATTTCCGGAGACAAGCATTGGACAGGCCATCATGAACCGTCTGCGAAAAGCAGCCACCAACTATATCAGCGAGTGA
- a CDS encoding manganese efflux pump MntP family protein, giving the protein MAVYYAGEFVSIMFMAIALGMDAFSVSLGLGMQQLRLKRIAFIGVVIGIFHIIMPFIGILLGQAISGQFGDYTTLIGGLLLFGIGAQMFFSAFNYESPKLVQPAGMGLLFFALSVSLDSFSVGLSLGMSEVRTVVTLLSFATASMVLTWAGMILGRKVHGLLGVYSEMLGGSILCGFGLYVLFG; this is encoded by the coding sequence ATGGCAGTTTATTATGCAGGGGAATTCGTATCAATTATGTTTATGGCCATTGCGCTCGGGATGGATGCCTTTTCCGTCAGCCTTGGTCTGGGGATGCAGCAGCTCAGGCTGAAACGGATTGCATTTATCGGAGTGGTCATTGGCATCTTTCATATCATCATGCCGTTTATTGGTATTTTGCTGGGACAAGCCATTTCGGGTCAATTTGGTGATTATACAACACTAATCGGTGGACTGTTGTTGTTTGGTATTGGAGCACAAATGTTTTTCTCCGCGTTTAACTATGAATCTCCAAAACTGGTGCAGCCTGCAGGGATGGGGCTGTTGTTCTTTGCTCTCAGTGTCAGCCTTGACAGTTTTTCCGTTGGGCTTAGCCTTGGTATGTCAGAAGTACGAACAGTGGTGACGTTATTGTCGTTCGCCACCGCCAGCATGGTCCTTACGTGGGCCGGGATGATCTTAGGGAGAAAAGTGCATGGATTGCTTGGTGTGTACAGTGAAATGCTCGGCGGCAGTATTCTTTGCGGGTTCGGGCTGTATGTTCTGTTTGGCTAA